From a single Endozoicomonas euniceicola genomic region:
- a CDS encoding TniQ family protein: MLDSIAKTAILKIKKLQWARMLLLSRPQPNRLESLRGYILRLSHANHYHTTQYVLELAGLWTGKNYDSASHYVLKSADLSKLAKISGNSLELLQSLQYGLDERKQSQIYNHQIANRHIRLDFPRICPQCLESNNIALAIWDIPAITVCPEHHIPLMDYCPECNTRLRWNRPGTYLCHSCESDFREYTYDQVTPEEINLSRLIAQLCMKKQVTNRTSPQPLKNKNLREVLELTSSLAVLDYQLTDDYLSSNKPLSLKTASNELLHRYYCNAMTNLNDWPNNFYGFLSSSRQIRRSRGVNAGISKEIGAPFYLLRANRQKAIYQPLWEAYCEYREIATRQTVEDLRQARLEADFIPLRTAARELEIRPEKLLKFCKKLKIKLRKGSGQQKLISRSSIAQLSEFFDKLLTMSQAAEQLGVTVYQLRSLIQNDIVLPFRGATVDKSRDWLFLTESINEFLQNVHQQCKPKGRGKKRLISLKKALSQIRFYEFGLAELTSAIFSGKIHPVRSGNDTKLCNLKFSVEEVRALRPEVESSSEYWQPPEIVNYLGCSKHVVFGLLNSGQLPMEKIELPGRTRPVVACKKTAVRQFRIDFYILSEIAVKLGVSSHAARRLLLEHQILPDSGTDIDGGYCWLYRKKKISQKMMRRLLNQQN; the protein is encoded by the coding sequence ATGCTGGATTCAATAGCTAAAACAGCTATCCTGAAGATAAAGAAACTACAATGGGCACGGATGCTGCTACTTTCAAGACCTCAACCAAATCGGCTAGAAAGCTTGCGAGGCTATATTCTCAGGCTTTCTCACGCCAATCATTATCATACGACTCAGTATGTGTTGGAATTAGCTGGTCTCTGGACAGGTAAAAATTACGACTCAGCCAGCCATTACGTACTGAAAAGTGCAGACCTATCCAAGCTAGCAAAAATCTCTGGCAATTCCCTAGAACTACTTCAGTCTTTGCAATATGGGTTGGATGAACGAAAACAGTCTCAAATTTACAATCACCAAATTGCAAATAGACACATCAGGCTGGACTTCCCCAGAATTTGCCCACAGTGTCTTGAGTCGAACAATATTGCACTTGCTATCTGGGATATCCCAGCAATAACCGTTTGCCCAGAGCACCATATACCGTTGATGGATTACTGCCCTGAATGTAATACACGGCTGCGCTGGAATCGCCCCGGAACATACCTTTGCCATTCTTGCGAGAGCGACTTTAGGGAATATACTTATGATCAAGTGACACCTGAAGAGATAAACCTTTCAAGACTGATTGCTCAGCTTTGCATGAAAAAGCAGGTAACGAACAGAACCTCTCCCCAGCCTCTAAAAAATAAAAACCTGAGGGAAGTCTTGGAGCTTACCAGCTCATTGGCTGTGCTTGATTATCAGCTTACAGATGATTATCTCTCATCAAATAAACCCCTCTCTCTAAAGACTGCCTCTAACGAGTTGCTACACAGATATTACTGCAATGCCATGACAAACCTCAATGACTGGCCTAATAACTTTTATGGTTTTTTGTCATCAAGCCGTCAAATTCGGCGCAGCAGAGGAGTTAATGCTGGAATTAGTAAAGAAATTGGAGCACCATTTTATTTGCTGAGAGCTAATCGCCAAAAAGCCATTTATCAGCCTCTATGGGAGGCTTATTGTGAATATAGGGAAATAGCCACACGGCAGACGGTCGAAGATTTAAGACAAGCTCGCCTTGAAGCCGATTTTATTCCTCTACGAACTGCCGCCAGAGAGTTAGAGATAAGACCAGAGAAGCTGTTAAAGTTCTGCAAAAAACTGAAAATTAAACTCCGGAAAGGATCAGGGCAGCAAAAACTGATATCAAGATCAAGTATCGCCCAGTTAAGTGAGTTTTTTGACAAACTACTAACCATGAGCCAAGCTGCTGAGCAGCTTGGTGTCACGGTGTATCAGCTTCGAAGCCTGATTCAAAACGATATAGTTCTTCCTTTTCGAGGCGCTACCGTTGATAAATCAAGAGACTGGCTATTTCTAACCGAATCTATAAATGAATTTTTGCAAAACGTCCATCAGCAATGCAAACCTAAGGGGCGAGGCAAAAAACGCTTGATCAGCCTCAAAAAGGCTCTAAGCCAGATAAGGTTCTATGAGTTTGGGTTAGCTGAGCTGACATCGGCTATTTTTTCTGGAAAAATCCATCCCGTCCGGTCTGGAAATGATACCAAGTTGTGTAATCTTAAGTTTTCAGTGGAAGAAGTCAGAGCTCTGCGTCCTGAGGTCGAATCTTCATCTGAGTATTGGCAACCACCAGAAATAGTGAATTATTTGGGTTGCTCAAAGCACGTTGTGTTTGGATTGCTCAACAGCGGTCAGCTTCCAATGGAAAAAATTGAACTCCCCGGTAGAACTCGACCTGTGGTTGCCTGTAAAAAAACCGCTGTAAGACAATTTCGAATAGATTTTTATATACTTTCAGAGATTGCAGTAAAGCTAGGAGTTAGTAGTCATGCTGCCCGAAGGCTACTCCTTGAACACCAGATACTTCCAGATTCCGGTACTGACATTGATGGCGGCTACTGCTGGCTCTACAGGAAAAAGAAAATATCTCAAAAAATGATGAGAAGATTACTTAATCAGCAGAATTAA
- a CDS encoding type I restriction endonuclease subunit R, whose amino-acid sequence MVSNTGEDALEQAIEIALTGDCREQRGASAQPPASYGMVRQRGKGYVAGNPADFDRRFAIDKTLFWQFLYTTQPEELAKLKNLPNWEQLVLERLSNKIRKDGVVTILKKGLQINDAHLQLTYKGVYNSLNPHQKTLFEQNIFSVTRQVHYSETEPGKSVDMVLFVNGLALATFELKKPQTKQTVHNAMKQYRETRDPKTTLFRFGQCLVHFAVDTDEVFMTTQVNGKSTYFLPFNKGVNNGKGNPVNPKGYKTAYLWNEVLEPHSLVQILEHFAKMVEEKDKKGKTKKTLFFPRYHQMEVVRKALIHAKQHGAGQRYLIQHSAGSGKSNSITWLAFQLIELYNPTGRENVFDSVIVVTDRKILDQQLRNNIRQFSEVKNIVAAAEKSDELRSHLEQGKRLIITTIQKFPFIVDGIGDLSEKRFAVIIDEAHSSQSGKSADKLNMSLGMEDDHTEDALQDKILKAMEGRKMSDNASYFAFTATPKNSTLEKFGKQSPDDGKFYPFHLYSMRQAIEEDFILDVLKNYTTYQSFYEIQKSVQDNPAFNSKKAQAKLKAYVESHPDTIEKKAAVMVNHFIESVVKGRKLKGKAKAMVVASSIERAYEYYLVISRLLKEANMPFGAIVAFSEKEGFEHTEESVNGFSGKDIPDRFRSDDYRILVVARKYTTGFDEPLLHTMYVDRKLQSVQAVQTLSRLNRCNPKMEKNDTFVLDFANTSTEIKKAFDDFYSSTVLEEATDVNALHDWKDELDNVGVYELHEVEEFNRLFWEHRPDEELHPIADIAAERFDEIGAELGDENEADKLKIDFKIKAKQFTKVYGQLACIMPFNNVQWEMLHWYLLFLIPKLKVKTPENEDLKKLLESIDMNTYAMARVKLNEHIALDDSEAVVAPQNPNQRGYHGEEEKDPLDVIVENFNDRHYAGWDGTPDEMKVKIQTIASHVEKNPDYLNQVANNPDKQNRKLAEEQMIGAAMRAQRKNDMDFYKLFIKDEDFKRSLTDTVSQFLSLNQEKGSQLYGGKSTLLADQPQVSDPSSEGGYTFGVPMGDRTFFFYEDVINNENVSPLASATIRLDKPYEENFASMSFINESQKLRKIGVVSANILTDYFSVISTLQSCLDDNEIPAYFPEEKSEGVFWALKKVYSGSTIFEIVLCLCAAGGMVMKFLEKYPKLSDGFLRLKSDLAKVSQVVEGEKTQITLEPVLEKKIKERKR is encoded by the coding sequence ATGGTTAGCAATACCGGCGAAGATGCACTGGAACAAGCTATAGAAATTGCCCTAACTGGCGACTGTCGTGAACAGCGGGGAGCATCCGCTCAACCACCTGCCAGTTACGGTATGGTAAGGCAACGAGGCAAAGGCTATGTAGCAGGCAATCCAGCGGATTTTGATCGCCGGTTTGCTATCGATAAAACTTTGTTCTGGCAGTTTCTGTACACCACTCAGCCAGAAGAGCTGGCAAAGCTTAAAAACCTGCCTAACTGGGAACAGCTTGTTCTGGAAAGACTGAGCAACAAAATCCGCAAGGACGGTGTGGTCACCATTTTGAAGAAAGGGCTTCAGATAAACGATGCTCATCTTCAACTGACCTACAAAGGGGTTTACAACAGCCTGAACCCCCATCAGAAAACGCTGTTCGAGCAAAATATCTTCTCTGTTACCCGGCAGGTGCATTATTCCGAAACCGAACCGGGTAAATCTGTAGATATGGTGCTGTTTGTGAATGGCTTGGCTCTGGCAACTTTTGAACTGAAAAAACCCCAGACCAAACAGACTGTTCACAATGCCATGAAGCAGTATCGGGAAACTCGTGATCCAAAAACCACTTTGTTCCGGTTTGGTCAGTGTCTGGTACATTTTGCTGTCGATACTGACGAAGTGTTTATGACCACTCAGGTGAATGGCAAAAGCACTTACTTCCTACCGTTCAACAAAGGTGTCAATAATGGTAAGGGGAACCCTGTTAACCCCAAGGGATATAAAACTGCTTACCTATGGAATGAGGTACTGGAACCGCACTCTCTAGTACAGATTCTAGAGCACTTTGCCAAAATGGTGGAGGAGAAAGATAAGAAAGGGAAAACCAAAAAGACCCTGTTCTTCCCTCGTTACCATCAGATGGAAGTGGTACGAAAAGCGCTGATCCATGCCAAACAACACGGTGCAGGGCAACGTTATTTGATTCAGCACTCAGCAGGTTCTGGTAAATCTAATTCCATCACATGGCTGGCGTTCCAGCTAATCGAACTCTATAACCCAACCGGACGGGAAAATGTGTTCGACTCTGTAATTGTGGTGACAGACCGGAAGATTCTCGATCAGCAGCTTCGTAATAATATTCGCCAATTTTCTGAGGTGAAAAACATTGTGGCAGCTGCGGAGAAATCTGATGAGCTAAGATCCCATCTGGAGCAGGGGAAGCGACTGATTATCACCACCATCCAGAAATTCCCCTTTATTGTGGATGGGATTGGTGACTTGTCGGAAAAACGCTTTGCGGTGATTATCGACGAAGCACACTCCTCCCAAAGTGGTAAGAGTGCCGACAAACTAAATATGTCACTGGGTATGGAAGACGACCATACAGAGGATGCTTTGCAGGACAAAATTCTCAAGGCTATGGAAGGGCGTAAGATGAGTGACAATGCGTCGTATTTTGCTTTTACTGCTACACCAAAGAACAGCACATTGGAGAAGTTCGGTAAGCAGTCACCGGACGATGGTAAATTCTATCCATTCCACCTGTATTCGATGAGGCAAGCTATTGAGGAGGACTTTATCCTTGATGTGCTGAAGAACTACACTACCTACCAAAGCTTCTACGAAATTCAGAAATCGGTTCAAGATAATCCGGCATTCAATAGCAAAAAAGCACAAGCCAAGTTGAAAGCGTACGTGGAAAGCCATCCAGACACGATTGAGAAAAAAGCTGCTGTAATGGTGAATCACTTCATCGAAAGCGTGGTAAAGGGTAGAAAGCTCAAAGGTAAGGCTAAAGCAATGGTCGTAGCCTCCAGTATTGAGCGGGCATATGAATACTATTTGGTCATTTCCCGCCTGCTGAAAGAAGCTAATATGCCTTTTGGGGCAATTGTTGCCTTCTCAGAGAAAGAGGGCTTTGAGCATACTGAGGAATCTGTTAACGGTTTTTCTGGCAAGGACATTCCGGATCGATTCCGTAGTGATGATTACCGGATTCTTGTGGTCGCTAGAAAGTACACCACAGGCTTTGACGAACCCTTGTTACACACCATGTATGTGGACAGAAAATTGCAATCGGTACAGGCTGTACAAACACTTTCTCGATTGAATCGTTGTAACCCCAAAATGGAAAAGAACGACACGTTTGTACTGGACTTTGCCAACACCAGCACTGAAATAAAAAAAGCATTTGATGACTTTTATTCTAGTACCGTGCTGGAAGAAGCTACCGATGTGAACGCTCTCCATGACTGGAAGGACGAGCTGGATAATGTAGGTGTTTATGAGTTGCATGAGGTGGAAGAGTTTAACAGGCTATTCTGGGAACACCGCCCTGATGAAGAGTTACACCCCATTGCAGATATAGCCGCTGAACGTTTTGATGAGATAGGCGCAGAACTGGGTGATGAAAACGAAGCCGACAAGCTAAAGATCGACTTCAAGATCAAAGCCAAGCAGTTCACAAAGGTTTACGGACAGCTTGCCTGTATCATGCCATTCAATAATGTGCAGTGGGAAATGCTGCATTGGTATCTGTTATTCCTGATTCCTAAACTGAAGGTAAAAACACCTGAAAATGAAGACCTGAAAAAGCTGCTAGAAAGTATTGATATGAACACCTACGCTATGGCGAGGGTGAAGCTTAATGAACACATTGCGCTGGATGATAGCGAAGCTGTAGTCGCACCTCAAAACCCCAATCAGCGTGGCTACCACGGAGAAGAAGAAAAAGATCCACTGGATGTGATTGTTGAGAATTTCAATGATCGTCATTACGCAGGATGGGATGGCACACCTGACGAGATGAAGGTCAAAATCCAGACGATTGCCAGTCATGTTGAGAAGAATCCAGATTATCTCAATCAAGTAGCTAATAATCCGGACAAGCAAAATCGTAAGCTAGCAGAAGAGCAGATGATAGGTGCTGCAATGCGTGCTCAGCGTAAAAACGATATGGATTTCTATAAACTTTTTATTAAGGATGAGGATTTTAAGCGCTCACTGACTGATACCGTTAGTCAATTTCTGTCATTGAACCAAGAAAAAGGCTCCCAGTTGTATGGTGGCAAAAGCACTCTTTTAGCTGATCAACCTCAGGTGTCCGATCCCAGCTCTGAAGGAGGATACACCTTTGGTGTACCAATGGGGGATAGAACATTTTTCTTTTATGAAGATGTTATAAATAATGAAAATGTTAGTCCACTGGCATCAGCGACCATACGGCTCGATAAGCCCTATGAAGAAAATTTTGCCAGTATGAGTTTCATCAACGAGTCCCAGAAGCTTAGAAAGATTGGTGTAGTCAGTGCGAATATTCTGACCGATTACTTCTCAGTAATCTCTACATTGCAATCATGTTTAGATGATAATGAGATCCCCGCATACTTCCCTGAGGAAAAGAGTGAAGGGGTCTTTTGGGCATTGAAGAAAGTATACTCTGGAAGCACGATTTTTGAGATTGTTTTATGCCTATGCGCTGCCGGAGGGATGGTTATGAAGTTTTTGGAAAAATACCCAAAACTGTCAGATGGTTTTCTTCGGTTAAAGAGCGATTTGGCTAAGGTTTCACAGGTTGTCGAGGGAGAAAAAACTCAAATCACGCTCGAACCAGTGCTTGAGAAAAAGATTAAGGAAAGAAAGAGATAA
- a CDS encoding restriction endonuclease subunit S: MKTSFQYPKYDTYKDSGVPWLGDIPEHWNVTRNLGLFKERKEINQPEMELLAVTIKRGVIKQSEITTKKDSSNDDKSKYKVVRRGDLAYNKMRMWQGAIGESKYDGIVSPAYIILNTKNKLYSRYFHYLYRTGLFIKEANRHSYGLCDDMNSLRYEDFKTIYSPAPPEQDVSRIIDFLDLKTAEIDAAIAKKQELIQLLNEQKAILLNRAVTKGLNPDVKMKDTGIAWLGEVPEHWEVRRFKYCARVTSGQVDPRKEPHASLTLIAPNHIESSTGKILKLETAKEQGADSGKYLVEQGDLIYSKIRPALRKACISPVKALCSADMYVLKTKSCLRQRFLLWFIMTNAFTTPAINAAMRVAMPKVNREALGDFPLLIAPLKEQDEILEYIDNEFHRIDEIVNSTKKSLVKLQEFKQTLITHTTTGKIKV; encoded by the coding sequence ATGAAAACCTCTTTTCAATACCCGAAATACGATACATATAAAGACTCTGGTGTACCTTGGCTAGGTGATATCCCAGAGCATTGGAATGTAACTCGAAATCTTGGTCTGTTCAAAGAGCGAAAAGAAATTAATCAGCCTGAAATGGAGTTACTTGCTGTTACCATCAAAAGGGGGGTTATCAAGCAGTCTGAAATAACCACGAAGAAAGACTCCTCCAATGATGACAAGTCAAAGTATAAAGTGGTTCGTCGGGGAGACTTGGCATACAACAAGATGCGAATGTGGCAGGGGGCAATTGGCGAATCTAAGTATGACGGGATAGTTAGCCCTGCATATATCATATTGAATACCAAAAATAAGCTGTACTCCCGCTATTTTCACTACCTGTATCGGACAGGACTCTTTATAAAAGAAGCGAATCGTCATTCGTATGGCTTATGTGACGATATGAATAGTCTGCGATACGAGGATTTCAAAACAATTTATTCACCAGCTCCGCCGGAGCAAGATGTCTCTCGCATCATCGATTTCCTCGACCTCAAAACTGCAGAAATCGATGCTGCCATTGCCAAAAAGCAGGAGCTTATCCAGCTACTGAACGAGCAGAAAGCCATTCTGCTCAACCGAGCTGTCACCAAGGGGCTGAACCCTGATGTCAAAATGAAAGACACTGGTATAGCTTGGCTTGGGGAGGTTCCTGAGCATTGGGAAGTGAGACGTTTTAAATATTGTGCAAGAGTTACCAGTGGTCAAGTTGACCCTCGCAAAGAACCTCATGCGTCTTTGACATTAATTGCGCCAAATCATATTGAGAGTTCAACTGGGAAAATACTCAAGCTTGAAACTGCCAAAGAGCAGGGAGCTGATAGTGGTAAGTACTTAGTTGAACAAGGAGACTTAATTTACAGCAAAATCCGTCCAGCGTTAAGAAAAGCATGTATTTCGCCTGTTAAAGCTCTTTGTAGCGCTGATATGTATGTACTTAAGACTAAATCTTGCTTAAGACAAAGATTTCTTCTTTGGTTCATCATGACCAATGCTTTTACAACTCCGGCCATAAATGCAGCTATGAGAGTCGCAATGCCTAAGGTCAACCGAGAAGCATTGGGGGACTTTCCGCTCCTCATAGCACCTCTAAAGGAGCAGGATGAAATTTTAGAATATATCGATAATGAGTTTCACAGAATTGATGAGATTGTCAATTCAACGAAGAAATCTCTTGTAAAACTCCAAGAATTTAAACAAACCCTGATCACCCACACCACCACCGGAAAAATCAAAGTCTAG